The Pedobacter roseus genome contains a region encoding:
- a CDS encoding nitrilase family protein has product MKNFKIATVQFENKSGDKAYNLSIIKQLSMEAAKKGAQAIAFHECAITGYTFARHLNKPQMLELAEFIPESKSITTLIEIAKEFNIAILAGLFEKDENDNLFKAYVCVDGNGLIAKHRKLHPFINPHLLPGEAFTVFDLYGWKCGILICYDNNIIENVRATTLLGAQIIFMPHVTMCTPSTRPGAGFVDARLWEHKEANAELLRTEFDGLKGRQWLMKWLPARAYDNGIYAVFSNPVGMDDDQLKNGCSMIVDPFGDIMTECRSLGNEFAIAELSADKLTASGGYRYIQARKPDLYKKILGKPHESNQQVAWLKKKDR; this is encoded by the coding sequence ATGAAAAATTTTAAAATAGCTACCGTTCAGTTCGAAAACAAGAGTGGCGACAAGGCATATAACCTTTCGATAATTAAACAATTAAGTATGGAAGCAGCAAAGAAGGGCGCACAGGCAATTGCCTTCCACGAATGTGCGATAACGGGTTATACTTTTGCCAGGCACCTTAATAAACCGCAGATGCTAGAACTGGCAGAATTTATACCTGAAAGTAAGAGCATAACCACGCTGATCGAAATTGCCAAAGAATTTAACATTGCTATCCTTGCCGGATTATTCGAAAAAGATGAAAACGACAACCTCTTTAAAGCCTATGTTTGTGTTGACGGAAATGGCCTGATTGCCAAACACCGAAAACTACACCCTTTTATAAACCCACATCTTTTACCTGGTGAAGCTTTTACGGTATTCGATTTATATGGCTGGAAGTGCGGCATTTTGATTTGCTATGACAACAACATCATAGAAAATGTACGGGCAACCACGCTTTTAGGCGCTCAGATTATTTTTATGCCCCATGTTACCATGTGTACCCCCTCTACCCGCCCCGGAGCAGGCTTTGTGGATGCCAGACTATGGGAGCATAAAGAAGCAAATGCTGAACTTTTACGCACCGAATTCGATGGACTTAAGGGCCGCCAATGGCTGATGAAATGGCTTCCTGCACGGGCTTATGATAATGGAATATATGCGGTTTTCTCCAATCCGGTTGGTATGGATGATGATCAGCTCAAAAACGGATGTTCGATGATTGTGGACCCTTTTGGAGATATAATGACCGAATGCAGGTCTTTAGGTAATGAATTTGCAATAGCTGAATTAAGTGCCGATAAACTTACAGCTTCCGGAGGATACCGGTATATCCAAGCCAGAAAACCTGATCTTTACAAAAAGATACTTGGTAAACCGCATGAAAGCAATCAACAGGTTGCCTGGCTTAAAAAGAAAGATCGCTGA
- a CDS encoding helix-turn-helix domain-containing protein → MQLPPHHLLQDLVKHYLIIDQKIGKQQSYRMFSDGNPGIVFHLKDPFLKWNEENSTAAPQVQSFVYGQLSHYNTIVSHADLKMIVVVLQPYALFTHLGIAAYELNDDTVPLSIFFGQAARDAEEQIVAALSTTEAIAIIERLLIKRLIASRYLTTDFKLAMRSIYEYHGLISIDDLLQTLPITERQLERKFREHIGTSPKKFTDTIKLQHFLKLLQKQPNKDKIADLIYISGYYDHAHLNRSFKKMTGFTPIHYKQAQHVLAINLMQV, encoded by the coding sequence ATGCAGTTACCTCCGCATCATTTATTACAGGATTTGGTTAAACATTATTTAATTATAGACCAAAAAATCGGTAAACAACAATCTTACCGGATGTTTTCTGATGGAAATCCAGGTATTGTTTTTCATTTAAAAGATCCTTTTTTGAAATGGAATGAGGAGAATTCGACAGCTGCTCCCCAAGTGCAGAGTTTTGTTTATGGTCAACTGAGCCATTATAATACCATCGTTAGCCATGCCGATTTAAAAATGATTGTCGTGGTTTTACAACCTTATGCCTTATTTACCCATTTAGGCATCGCAGCTTACGAATTAAATGATGATACTGTGCCTTTAAGTATTTTTTTTGGACAGGCAGCGCGTGATGCTGAAGAACAAATTGTGGCGGCCTTATCAACAACTGAAGCCATTGCCATTATTGAACGGCTTTTAATCAAGCGGCTAATTGCATCAAGATACCTCACTACGGATTTTAAGCTGGCTATGCGCAGTATATATGAATACCATGGACTGATTAGCATTGATGATTTACTCCAAACACTCCCCATCACCGAACGACAGCTGGAACGTAAATTCCGTGAACATATAGGTACCTCGCCTAAAAAATTTACAGATACCATTAAACTGCAGCACTTTCTTAAATTACTTCAAAAACAGCCCAATAAGGATAAAATAGCTGATTTGATTTATATTTCGGGTTATTACGATCATGCCCACCTTAACCGCAGCTTTAAAAAAATGACCGGTTTTACCCCCATCCACTATAAACAGGCCCAGCATGTACTGGCCATAAACCTGATGCAGGTATAA
- a CDS encoding DUF416 family protein, with the protein MDAAQFYDLLSKQLTVLPKNRLIGFGLNICERLLIDYVDFHREFNWGNSEVLKECIHYIKDSMGNKADAEKVNQLLSSLEEVLPDTEEFTDPLGTYALNAGCAVFELLEYLIDPEIDHLLNISSVITDTIDFKLSELETDLSEEELLKHPEIRKEWDNQLELSK; encoded by the coding sequence ATGGATGCTGCCCAGTTTTACGATCTTTTGAGCAAACAATTAACGGTTTTACCTAAAAACAGGTTAATTGGCTTTGGTTTAAATATCTGTGAAAGACTTTTAATTGATTACGTCGATTTTCATAGGGAATTTAACTGGGGAAATTCTGAAGTATTAAAAGAATGCATCCATTATATTAAAGATTCAATGGGAAATAAAGCTGACGCAGAAAAAGTTAATCAACTTTTAAGCAGCCTGGAAGAAGTTTTACCTGATACCGAAGAATTTACCGATCCATTGGGTACTTACGCCCTGAATGCCGGTTGTGCTGTGTTCGAACTATTAGAATACCTGATCGATCCAGAAATAGACCATTTATTAAATATCAGTAGTGTAATTACCGATACCATTGATTTTAAATTAAGTGAGCTTGAAACGGATTTAAGTGAAGAAGAATTGTTAAAACACCCCGAGATACGCAAAGAGTGGGACAATCAACTGGAATTAAGCAAATAA